From the Quercus lobata isolate SW786 chromosome 6, ValleyOak3.0 Primary Assembly, whole genome shotgun sequence genome, one window contains:
- the LOC115993600 gene encoding abscisic acid 8'-hydroxylase 1-like, with protein sequence MFNLSKKMLLSLAPNHYDINFVAVFSVVFIFLVSKAWRRVTSGKNDIPGRLGLPYLGETISFLSATNSTKGCYDFVRLRRLWYGKWFKTRMFGKIHVFVPNPEGARMVFANDFVHFNKGYVKSMADAVGRKSLLCVPHESHKRIRGLLSDPFSMNSLSKFVKKFDKMLCERLKNLEEGGKSFVVLEFSMKLTFDAMCNMLMSITEESLLRDIERDCTSVSNAMLSIPFMIPGTRYYKGIKARERLMETFREIISRRRSGKESPEDFLQSMLQRDSYPSSEKLDDSEIMDNLLTLIVAGQTTTAAAMMWSVKFLDENREAQDKLREEQLSITRSKPEGASLALEDLNSMSYGSKVVKETLRMSNVLLWFPRVALNDCKIEGFEIKKGWHVNIDATCIHYDPDLYKDPRQFDPSRFDEMQKPYSFIAFGSGPRTCLGMNMAKVTMLVFLHRLTSGYKWTVDDLDVCLEKKAHIPRLRNGCPITLKPI encoded by the exons ATGTTCAATTTGTCCAAGAAAATGCTACTTTCTCTAGCACCGAACCACTATGACATTAATTTTGTTGCAGTGTTTTCTgtagtatttatttttctagTGTCAAAAGCTTGGAGAAGAGTCACAAGTGGAAAAAATGACATCCCTGGCCGGCTGGGGTTGCCTTATCTTGGTGAaaccatttcttttctttcagcCACTAATAGTACAAAAGGATGCTACGATTTTGTTAGACTCCGACGACTATG GTACGGGAAGTGGTTCAAGACAAGGATGTTCGGCAAGATCCATGTGTTTGTTCCAAATCCAGAGGGTGCAAGAATGGTATTTGCTAACGATTTTGTACACTTCAACAAGGGGTATGTGAAATCAATGGCAGATGCGGTTGGAAGAAAGAGCTTGCTTTGTGTGCCACATGAAAGTCACAAAAGGATTAGGGGTCTTCTATCTGATCCTTTCTCCATGAACTCTTTGTCTAAGTTTGTCAAGAAATTCGACAAAATGCTATGCGAAAGGCTGAAGAACTTAGAAGAAGGTGGGAAAAGCTTTGTGGTGCTTGAGTTCAGTATGAAG TTAACATTTGATGCAATGTGCAACATGCTAATGAGCATAACAGAGGAATCCCTGTTACGAGATATCGAAAGAGACTGTACCTCTGTTTCCAATGCCATGTTATCCATTCCCTTCATGATTCCAGGCACCAGATATTACAAAGGCATCAAG GCACGTGAAAGGCTCATGGAAACCTTTAGAGAGATAATTAGTAGACGAAGGAGTGGAAAGGAGTCTCCAGAAGACTTCCTACAGTCCATGTTACAGAGAGACTCATATCCTTCTTCTGAAAAGCTTGATGACTCAGAGATTATGGATAACCTATTGACATTGATAGTTGCAGGACAGACCACTACTGCAGCTGCAATGATGTGGAGTGTCAAGTTTCTTGATGAGAACAGAGAAGCACAGGACAAACTTAGG GAAGAACAATTGTCAATCACCAGAAGCAAACCTGAAGGAGCTTCACTTGCTCTTGAAGATCTTAACAGCATGTCCTATGGTTCAAAG GTTGTCAAAGAAACATTAAGAATGTCGAACGTCTTGTTGTGGTTCCCCCGTGTAGCACTAAATGACTGCAAAATAGAAG GTTTTGAGATAAAGAAAGGATGGCATGTAAACATTGATGCAACTTGTATACACTATGACCCAGATCTGTACAAGGACCCTAGGCAATTCGATCCTTCAAGATTTGAT GAAATGCAAAAGCCATATAGTTTCATAGCTTTTGGATCAGGACCCAGGACATGCTTAGGAATGAATATGGCAAAAGTGACGATGTTGGTCTTTTTACACCGACTGACTAGTGGATACAA GTGGACAGTTGATGATCTTGATGTTTGCCTAGAAAAGAAGGCACATATTCCTAGACTGAGAAACGGCTGTCCAATAACTTTGAAGCCCATATGA
- the LOC115950186 gene encoding uncharacterized protein LOC115950186, translating to MVKFTHLVMLVDKILAQIKDEHYLKWPRPLHSSPNVRDKTKYCRFHMDHGYYTEDYKDLKEQIEELIQKGKSQRFVKKGEHSRSRDDDKDKREASPRDEDRTPQRPLSVIGKIKTITGEPSTRGSFKSFKKSYQRQEFDKVEFAQIPKSQNMIADEIAKLASLEEGSTSMGSEMEIHKCPNIEEISTFAIQSTGSWMTLIISFLQDGHLPQDVEKARKVKKRAARFTILNDMLYKRGFSMPYLKCVDEEEAKYILEEIHERVCGDHAGPRSLPFAQWRIDIVSPLPQGKGQVKFLLVAIDYFTKWVEVETLETIIEARIQNFVSKNIICKFGITRTIILDNGRQFDSQGFKDFYLSIGIKNQFSSLGHPQANGQTKVTNQTLLKIIKARLDDAKGAWPEELPNVLWAYRTIARTSTGETPSKLTYGSEAMILVEVGITSIRREMFHEESNDDQLKVNLDYLDKVRDRASNKMTKYQQKMAEYYNKRVKLKRLDIGDLVLSKVTLATKEAVQGKLGPTWEGPYRVVHYSKQGSYHLKTIDGQRLPRPWNIEHLKKYHK from the exons ATGGTAAAATTCACTCATTTAGTTATGcttgttgacaaaattttggcGCAGATTAAAGATGAGCACTACCTCAAATGGCCAAGGCCATTACATTCATCACCCAACGTGCGTGATAAGACGAAGTATTGCCGTTTCCACATGGATCACGGCTATTACACAGAAGATTACAAAGACTTGAAGGAGCAGATAGAGGAGCTCATACAAAAAGGGAAATCGCAGAGATTTGTGAAAAAGGGGGAGCATAGTAGGTCTAGAGACGATGACAAGGACAAGCGTGAAGCATCACCAAGGGATGAGGACCGTACACCCCAACGTCCATTAAGCGTGATCGGGAAGATAAAAACGATCACAGGCGAACCATCCACAAGAGGGTCATTCAAGTCCTTCAAGAAGTCATATCAGAGGCAG GAGTTTGATAAGGTGGAATTCGCACAGATCCCTAAGAGCCAAAACATGATAGCAGATGAAATTGCAAAGCTAGCATCGTTAGAGGAAGGATCAACGAGCATGGGCTCAGAGATGGAAATCCATAAATGTCCTAACATTGAAGAAATCTCTACATTTGCAATCCAGAGCACAGGAAGCTGGATGACCCTGATCATATCATTCCTCCAAGATGGACACCTTCCACAAGACGTCGAGAAGGCCAGGAAAGTCAAGAAGAGAGCAGCCAGATTCACGATCCTAAACGACATGctgtacaagagaggcttttCCATGCCCTACCTGAAGTGCGTAGACGAAGAGGAAGCCAAGTATATTCTAGAAGAGATTCATGAAAGAGTTTGCGGGGACCATGCAGGCCCCAGATCCTTG ccatttgcacaatggagAATCGACATCGTCAGCCCATTGCCCCAAGGTAAAGGACAGGTGAAGTTCCTACTAGTTgctattgattacttcacaaaatgggttgaagtgGAGACATTAGAAACTATCATTGAAGCAAGAATCCAGAACTTCGTATCGAAGAACATAATTTGCAAGTTCGGAATTACACGGACGATCATATTAGATAATGGGCGGCAGTTTGACAGCCAAGGCTTCAAGGATTTCTATTTAAGTATAGGGATCAAGAACCAATTCTCATCTCTAGGACATCCACAAGCAAACGGACAGACGAAAGTGACTAATCAGACACTactcaaaattatcaaagcCAGGTTGGATGACGCAAAGGGGGCCTGGCCAGAAGAATTGCCTAATGTCTTGTGGGCTTATAGGACTATAGCAAGAACCTCAACAGGAGAAACCCCCTCCAAACTCACTTATGGCTCCGAGGCAATGATCCTGGTCGAGGTAGGAATAACCAGCATTAGACGAGAGATGTTCCACGAGGAGAGCAATGACGATCAGCTAAAGGTCAACCTGGACTACTTGGACAAGGTCAGAGATAGAGCTTCTAACAAGATGACGAAGTACCAGCAGAAGATGGCCGAATACTACAACAAGAGAGTGAAGCTCAAACGACTTGACATAGGGGACCTTGTCCTAAGCAAAGTCACCCTAGCAACCAAAGAGGCTGTCCAAGGGAAACTGGGCCCTACatgggaaggaccatatcggGTCGTCCATTACTCTAAACAAGGTAGTTATCACCTGAAGACCATAGACGGACAGAGGCTCCCAcgaccatggaacattgagcactTGAAGAAGTACCACAAATAG
- the LOC115994971 gene encoding uncharacterized protein LOC115994971: MADRNRTLRVFCVGTADTKLDELRFLSNSVRSNLNTFSNNSSLKVQVAILDVSSGQKEIESLGDFIFVSRKDVLSCYSESVGQAPTLLPDDRGKAIAIMSKALEHFLKKAHEDGVVAGVIGIGGSGGTSLISSAFRILPIRVPKVIVSTVASGQTEPYVGTSDLILFPSIVDVCGVNSVSRVVFSNAGAAFAGMVIGRLERSRDFSSVNEKSTVGLTMFGVTTPCVTAVQERLHKEGYETLVFHATGVGGKAMESLVREGFIQGVLDITTTEVADYLVGGVMACDNSRFDAVIEKRIPLVLSVGALDMVNFGAKDTIPSNFQQRKIHEHNKQVSLMRTTPDENKRFAEFIANKLNKSSSKICVCLPQKGISALDVQGMPFYDLEATNTLITELQRLIQTNEDRQVKLYPCHINDSEFANALVDSFLEISAKNSKDSSFVQIASPEANQEFQENTVSKMNLSSFGAILYSPSDFPDARPETLQRTRSILQQLKIQISKGIPILGAGAGTGISAKFEEAGGIDLILLYNSGRFRMAGRGSLAGLLPFADANAIVLDMANEVLPVVKKVPVLAGVCATDPFRRMDYFLKQVESIGFSGVQNFPTVGLFDGNFRQNLEETGMGYGLEVEMIEKAHKLGLLTTPYAFNQNEATEMAKARADIIVAHMGLTTSGSIGAQTAVSMEESVVRVQAIADAAHRINPNVIVLCHGGPISGPSEAEFILKSTKGVHGFYGASSMERLPVEQAITSTVQQYKLISIE; this comes from the exons ATGGCGGACCGTAATCGAACTCTCCGAGTTTTCTGTGTTGGAACCGCCGATACGAAGCTCGACGAGCTCCGATTCCTATCCAACTCAGTCCGATCCAATCTCAACACCTTCTCCAACAACTCTTCTCttaag GTACAAGTGGCGATTCTTGATGTTTCTTCTGGGCAGAAGGAGATTGAGAGTTTGGGAGATTTTATATTTGTGTCGAGAAAGGATGTTCTCTCTTGTTATTCTGAGTCAGTTGGGCAAGCCCCAACATTGCTTCCGGATGACAGAGGCAAAGCTATTGCTATAATGAGTAAAGCACTTGAACATTTTCTTAAGAAAGCTCACGAGGATGGTGTTGTTGCTGGAGTCATTGGTATTGGAGGCAGTGGAGGGACATCTCTTATATCATCTGCCTTCAGAATTCTTCCGATTAGAGTGCCTAAGGTCATTGTGTCAACAGTAGCTAGTGGTCAAACCGAACCTTATGTTGGGACATCAGATTTGATATTGTTTCCATCCATAGTGGATGTTTGTGGGGTTAATAGTGTAAGTAGAGTTGTGTTCTCAAATGCTGGAGCTGCTTTTGCTGGAATGGTGATTGGAAGGCTTGAGAGATCCAGAGATTTTTCTAGTGTCAATGAAAAATCTACGGTTGGTTTAACGATGTTTGGGGTTACAACACCATGTGTAACTGCTGTCCAAGAAAGATTGCATAAAGAAGGTTATGAGACCTTGGTTTTTCATGCCACTGGGGTAGGGGGAAAGGCTATGGAGTCTCTTGTTAGAGAGGGATTTATACAG GGTGTTTTGGACATCACAACAACAGAGGTCGCAGACTATTTAGTTGGTGGTGTCATGGCTTGTGACAATTCCCGCTTTGATGCCGTTATAGAGAAGAGGATCCCATTAGTCCTAAGTGTTGGAGCCTTAGACATGGTCAACTTTGGAGCTAAAGATACCATACCTTCTAATTTTCAGCAAAGAAAAATCCATGAACATAATAAGCAG GTTTCACTGATGCGAACTACGCCAGATGAGAATAAAAGATTTGCTGAATTTATagcaaataaattaaacaagtCATCATCAAAGATCTGTGTTTGCCTGCCACAAAAAGGTATCTCTGCTCTGGATGTTCAAGGGATGCCCTTTTATGATCTTGAGGCTACCAATACTCTTATAACTGAACTACAGAGACTTATTCAGACAAATGAAGATCGACAG GTGAAGTTGTATCCTTGTCATATTAATGACTCTGAGTTTGCAAATGCATTGGTCGACTCATTCTTAGAGATCAGTGCTAAGAATTCTAAGGATTCCAGTTTTGTGCAAATTGCTAGTCCTGAAGCCAATCAAGAATTTCAGGAAAATACTGTTTCCAAGATGAATTTGTCAAGCTTTGGGGCCATTCTCTACAGCCCAAGTGACTTCCCAGATGCAAGACCAG AAACTTTACAAAGAACCAGGTCAATATTGCAGCAgctgaaaattcaaataagtaAGGGAATCCCAATATTAGGGGCTGGTGCAGGGACAGGCATATCTGCAAAGTTTGAGGAGGCTGGTGGTATTGATCTGATACTGTTGTACAATTCAGGTCGCTTTCGCATGGCCGGAAGGGGCTCCTTAGCTGGCTTATTGCCTTTTGCTGATGCAAATGCTATAGTACTTGACATGGCCAATGAAGTGTTGCCA GTGGTGAAGAAGGTACCAGTTCTTGCTGGAGTCTGTGCTACCGATCCTTTTCGCCGAATGGATTACTTCCTAAAGCAGGTGGAGTCAATTGGATTCTCTGGGgtgcaaaattttccaactgtTGGGCTCTTTGATGGCAATTTTAGACAAAATCTTGAAGAAACAGGAATGGGATATGG CTTAGAGGTTGAGATGATTGAAAAAGCACATAAACTGGGTCTCTTGACAACCCCATATGCTTTTAACCAAAATGAAGCCACAGAGATGGCAAAAGCTAGGGCTGATATCATAGTGGCCCATATGGGACTCACAACATCTGGCTCTATAGGTGCACAGACAGCTGTATCGATGGAGGAAAGTGTAGTTCGCGTTCAGGCTATAGCTGATGCTGCACATAGAATCAATCCTAATGTTATTGTGCTCTGTCATGGAG GTCCTATATCTGGTCCTAGCGAGGCTGAATTCATACTGAAGAGCACGAAAGGAGTGCACGGGTTTTATGGTGCATCAAGCATGGAGAGATTACCGGTTGAACAAGCCATAACAAGCACCGtccaacaatacaaattgaTTTCCATTGAGTAA